Proteins co-encoded in one Ziziphus jujuba cultivar Dongzao chromosome 9, ASM3175591v1 genomic window:
- the LOC107426804 gene encoding uncharacterized protein LOC107426804 isoform X1 yields the protein MEKAPSLTSLCLETIRNELICGFAGDDLLPVLYELPSDLFDMLVARLPPLALQKLQMAMPFMDPNDNEYADPDGGSGRKRGRYWNFDTAWRNLFKCRWPKVVDKIQPYDWQQMYWEAHLQTCLDNAAEIALIPNFNGCIGELEISDSALKSIGYESYMKSSTFDFSKLSSHCQQFGCYARCLRLQSVLCGTESSQLLRNSKLQSLVVMWIRSREHIDGLCKLLNQNCESLASLEFIHCKLSPASIDKICGSLLIKGLQTHWIQNFSINTVSFLEKNPVSLPPGLKSFLSSGRSLNSLKFAYNYLGRNFAKLVFNTLLDASSCLTVLDLSENNLGGWLSDFSRRFSRGASTSLGVGMSLPSLRVLNLRGNNLDKDDADDLRYALVCMPKLEVLDISENPIEDDGIRNLIPYFVQASENSYPFADLNLENCELSCDGVTQLINTLSTLKKPLKSLSVADNVLGGHVAAALGKYLSTSIRVLNISGIGLDSSGFEDLQQSITDELKLVEINISKNRGGIETAKFLSKLILSAPELVSVNAAYNFMPAHSSFVVFSALKAAKGNLEVLDVRGNSWDHDPSHKSLLDKFQDAQKPILILQSSPRKDEPYDDDP from the exons ATGGAAAAAGCTCCGTCTTTGACCTCCTTGTGCTTGGAGACAATAAGAAACGAATTGATTTgcg GTTTTGCCGGAGATGATCTTCTGCCGGTTTTGTATGAGCTACCGTCCGACTTGTTTGATATGCTAGTTGCACGATTGCCGCCATTGGCTTTGCAAAAATTACAAATGGCAAT GCCTTTTATGGATCCTAATGACAATGAGTATGCCGATCCTGACGGTGGAAGTGGAAGAAAACGTGGGAG GTATTGGAACTTTGACACAGCTTGGAGGAACTTGTTCAAGTGTCGTTGGCCAAAGGTTGTTGATAAGATCCAACCATATGACTGGCAGCAAATGTATTGGGAAGCTCATCTGCAGAC TTGCTTAGACAATGCAGCAGAGATAGCTTTGATCCCGAATTTCAATGGATGTATTGGTGAACTGGAGATTTCAG ATAGCGCATTAAAAAGTATTGGTTATGAGAGTTACATGAAAAGTTCAAcgtttgatttttcaaaactatCTTCACATTGCCAACAATTTGGGTGCTACGCTAG ATGTCTAAGACTTCAGAGCGTTCTGTGTGGCACAGAATCTTCT CAATTATTGAGGAACAGCAAGTTGCAGAGCTTAGTAGTTATGTGGATCAGATCTAGGGAGCAT ATTGATGGATTATGCAAACTTCTGAATCAGAACTGTGAAAGTTTAGCATCACTTGAATTTATACACTGCAAGCTCTCACCAGCTTCCATTGATAAAATTTGTGGTTCTCTACTCATAAAGGGTCTGCAGACGCATTGGATACAGAACTTCTCAATAAATACAGTTAGCTTTCTTGAAAAGAATCCAGTTTCTTTACCTCCTGGACTTAAATCATTTCTGTCATCTGGAAG GTCAttgaattcattaaaatttgCTTACAACTACCTAGGCAGAAATTTTGCAAAACTGGTTTTTAATACTCTTCTTGATGCTTCGTCCTGTCTAACTGTGCTTGACCTTTCAGAAAACAAT TTAGGAGGCTGGCTTTCTGATTTTAGTAGGAGATTCTCGAGAGGGGCTTCAACATCTTTGGGAGTTGGCATGTCCTTGCCATCCTTACGTGTGCTAAATCTAAG GGGAAACAATCTTGACAAAGATGATGCAGACGATCTTAGATATGCTTTGGTTTGTATGCCTAAATTGGAGGTTCTGGATATAAGCGAAAATCCCATTGAGGATGATGGAATTAG GAATTTAATACCTTATTTTGTTCAAGCTTCTGAAAATTCCTATCCCTTTGCTGATTTAAACTTGGAGAATTGTGAGCTTTCCTGTGATGGAGTGACTCAACTCATTAATACTCTTTCAACCTTAAAGAAACCACTGAAGTCTCTATCTGTTGCAGATAATGTCCTTGGCGG TCATGTAGCAGCAGCTTTGGGAAAATATCTGTCCACATCAATTCGAGTGCTCAATATTAGTGGTATTGGATTGGATTCATCTGGGTTTGAGGACCTACAGCAAAGCATAACAGACGAGTTGAAGTTAGTTGAGATCAACATAAG CAAAAACCGTGGTGGGATTGAAACAGCAAAGTTTTTGTCGAAGCTCATCTTGTCAGCACCAGAACTTGTTTCAGTCAATGCAGCATATAATTTTATGCCAGCTCATTCCTCATTCGTTGTATTCTCTGCTCTTAAAGCTGCAAAAG GTAATCTTGAGGTTTTGGATGTAAGGGGAAATTCTTGGGATCATGATCCCTCTCATAAATCTTTGCTTGACAAATTTCAAGACGCTCAAAAGCCCATTTTGATTCTTCAATCATCACCACGTAAAGATGAACCCTATGACGACGATCCTTAG
- the LOC107426804 gene encoding uncharacterized protein LOC107426804 isoform X2: MEKAPSLTSLCLETIRNELICGFAGDDLLPVLYELPSDLFDMLVARLPPLALQKLQMAMPFMDPNDNEYADPDGGSGRKRGRYWNFDTAWRNLFKCRWPKVVDKIQPYDWQQMYWEAHLQTCLDNAAEIALIPNFNGCIGELEISDSALKSIGYESYMKSSTFDFSKLSSHCQQFGCYARCLRLQSVLCGTESSQLLRNSKLQSLVVMWIRSREHIDGLCKLLNQNCESLASLEFIHCKLSPASIDKICGSLLIKGLQTHWIQNFSINTVSFLEKNPVSLPPGLKSFLSSGRSLNSLKFAYNYLGRNFAKLVFNTLLDASSCLTVLDLSENNLGGWLSDFSRRFSRGASTSLGVGMSLPSLRVLNLRGNNLDKDDADDLRYALVCMPKLEVLDISENPIEDDGIRNLIPYFVQASENSYPFADLNLENCELSCDGVTQLINTLSTLKKPLKSLSVADNVLGGHVAAALGKYLSTSIRVLNISGIGLDSSGFEDLQQSITDELKLVEINIRNFTL; encoded by the exons ATGGAAAAAGCTCCGTCTTTGACCTCCTTGTGCTTGGAGACAATAAGAAACGAATTGATTTgcg GTTTTGCCGGAGATGATCTTCTGCCGGTTTTGTATGAGCTACCGTCCGACTTGTTTGATATGCTAGTTGCACGATTGCCGCCATTGGCTTTGCAAAAATTACAAATGGCAAT GCCTTTTATGGATCCTAATGACAATGAGTATGCCGATCCTGACGGTGGAAGTGGAAGAAAACGTGGGAG GTATTGGAACTTTGACACAGCTTGGAGGAACTTGTTCAAGTGTCGTTGGCCAAAGGTTGTTGATAAGATCCAACCATATGACTGGCAGCAAATGTATTGGGAAGCTCATCTGCAGAC TTGCTTAGACAATGCAGCAGAGATAGCTTTGATCCCGAATTTCAATGGATGTATTGGTGAACTGGAGATTTCAG ATAGCGCATTAAAAAGTATTGGTTATGAGAGTTACATGAAAAGTTCAAcgtttgatttttcaaaactatCTTCACATTGCCAACAATTTGGGTGCTACGCTAG ATGTCTAAGACTTCAGAGCGTTCTGTGTGGCACAGAATCTTCT CAATTATTGAGGAACAGCAAGTTGCAGAGCTTAGTAGTTATGTGGATCAGATCTAGGGAGCAT ATTGATGGATTATGCAAACTTCTGAATCAGAACTGTGAAAGTTTAGCATCACTTGAATTTATACACTGCAAGCTCTCACCAGCTTCCATTGATAAAATTTGTGGTTCTCTACTCATAAAGGGTCTGCAGACGCATTGGATACAGAACTTCTCAATAAATACAGTTAGCTTTCTTGAAAAGAATCCAGTTTCTTTACCTCCTGGACTTAAATCATTTCTGTCATCTGGAAG GTCAttgaattcattaaaatttgCTTACAACTACCTAGGCAGAAATTTTGCAAAACTGGTTTTTAATACTCTTCTTGATGCTTCGTCCTGTCTAACTGTGCTTGACCTTTCAGAAAACAAT TTAGGAGGCTGGCTTTCTGATTTTAGTAGGAGATTCTCGAGAGGGGCTTCAACATCTTTGGGAGTTGGCATGTCCTTGCCATCCTTACGTGTGCTAAATCTAAG GGGAAACAATCTTGACAAAGATGATGCAGACGATCTTAGATATGCTTTGGTTTGTATGCCTAAATTGGAGGTTCTGGATATAAGCGAAAATCCCATTGAGGATGATGGAATTAG GAATTTAATACCTTATTTTGTTCAAGCTTCTGAAAATTCCTATCCCTTTGCTGATTTAAACTTGGAGAATTGTGAGCTTTCCTGTGATGGAGTGACTCAACTCATTAATACTCTTTCAACCTTAAAGAAACCACTGAAGTCTCTATCTGTTGCAGATAATGTCCTTGGCGG TCATGTAGCAGCAGCTTTGGGAAAATATCTGTCCACATCAATTCGAGTGCTCAATATTAGTGGTATTGGATTGGATTCATCTGGGTTTGAGGACCTACAGCAAAGCATAACAGACGAGTTGAAGTTAGTTGAGATCAACATAAG GAATTTTACCCTTTAA